One genomic window of bacterium includes the following:
- a CDS encoding recombinase family protein translates to MYKDKFIAGYIRVSTEMQIERDSVIQQEDAIKAYAKAKGMPYKIYKDLGISGKNTERPGFQNLIRDVKSNQVSSVIVTRLDRITRSLLDLINLEKIFEQYDTSFVSLTQNLDTSTPMGRFSFYILGSVAQLEREVDAERVAENMTARAIRKKWNGGVIPWGFKYVPKEKTIAIEPKEAEVVKKIYELYSEHKSFRKVLQLLNSTGYRTRNGSYWAGTSIHRILSNPIYVGALTYNKRKTKGNTSVSRPKEEHTIVENVFEPIIEKEKYQEIQAMIDKNKPIASRTKGSRHLLSGLVKCELCGTKMFGWSGYTKRGNRFYSYYKCNGAISKGKSFCAGNNIDMKTLENMVESELKEFSLKPEKLTEKLAQYKNEFEASVEPLLKERKTLESEMSKLEQRIEKTFGLYEESIITKQEFVERKSKIDSEKAFCKTQLESLDDKFSSHDLTSFSPDNVLKQVRNFADVYKELNFDEKREFLKCLFPEIRVGKKEITYSLRLYPGLFNYDADWKSLNRRNVKDSGAVTIEYKTLRDPIGQIEISGEQIKQFRKEKGLTQKQFGEIMGVDKISVFCWEKGKYSPLKKHKGKLMQIFNQALFKGNNKRAK, encoded by the coding sequence ATGTATAAAGACAAATTTATAGCGGGATACATCCGTGTGAGCACGGAGATGCAGATAGAACGGGATAGTGTAATTCAACAGGAAGACGCGATAAAGGCTTATGCTAAGGCAAAGGGAATGCCATACAAGATTTACAAAGATTTGGGCATATCAGGCAAAAACACAGAAAGACCGGGATTTCAAAATCTAATTCGGGATGTAAAGTCAAATCAGGTCAGTTCTGTAATTGTGACGAGGCTGGACCGTATCACCCGCAGCCTGCTTGACTTGATAAATCTCGAGAAAATATTTGAGCAATACGATACCTCTTTTGTTTCATTAACGCAAAATCTTGATACATCAACACCTATGGGACGGTTTTCTTTTTACATTTTAGGCTCAGTCGCCCAACTCGAAAGAGAGGTTGATGCGGAGCGGGTTGCGGAGAATATGACTGCGAGAGCGATAAGAAAGAAATGGAACGGCGGAGTTATTCCCTGGGGTTTCAAGTATGTTCCTAAAGAAAAAACAATAGCAATAGAGCCAAAAGAAGCAGAAGTAGTCAAAAAGATATACGAGCTCTACTCGGAGCATAAAAGCTTTAGGAAAGTATTGCAGTTGTTAAATTCAACAGGCTACAGGACAAGGAACGGCAGTTACTGGGCTGGCACATCTATCCATAGAATTTTGAGTAACCCCATATATGTCGGAGCTCTGACTTACAACAAGAGAAAAACCAAGGGCAACACATCCGTATCAAGGCCGAAAGAAGAGCATACAATAGTGGAGAATGTTTTTGAGCCGATAATTGAAAAGGAAAAATATCAGGAAATCCAGGCAATGATAGACAAAAACAAGCCCATAGCTTCAAGGACAAAGGGGTCAAGACATCTGCTTTCCGGATTAGTGAAATGCGAATTATGTGGGACTAAAATGTTCGGCTGGAGCGGGTATACTAAGAGAGGCAATAGATTTTATTCCTATTACAAGTGCAATGGGGCAATATCAAAAGGAAAAAGCTTTTGCGCCGGCAACAACATAGATATGAAAACACTTGAGAACATGGTTGAGAGTGAGCTTAAAGAGTTTTCGTTAAAGCCTGAGAAATTGACCGAGAAACTGGCACAATATAAAAACGAGTTTGAAGCTTCTGTGGAACCATTGCTGAAAGAAAGAAAAACATTAGAAAGCGAGATGTCAAAGCTTGAACAAAGAATCGAAAAGACATTCGGGCTTTACGAAGAAAGCATTATCACAAAACAGGAGTTTGTAGAACGAAAGAGTAAGATAGACAGCGAGAAAGCTTTTTGCAAAACTCAGTTAGAAAGCTTGGACGACAAGTTTTCTTCTCATGATTTGACAAGTTTCAGCCCTGATAATGTATTAAAACAAGTAAGAAACTTTGCGGATGTTTACAAAGAATTGAACTTTGATGAAAAACGAGAATTTCTGAAATGCCTGTTTCCGGAGATAAGGGTTGGCAAGAAAGAGATAACTTACAGCTTGAGACTTTATCCGGGTTTGTTTAACTATGACGCTGACTGGAAGAGCTTGAATCGCAGAAACGTTAAAGATTCGGGGGCTGTGACGATAGAGTATAAGACTTTAAGAGACCCGATAGGGCAAATTGAGATTTCCGGGGAACAGATTAAACAATTTAGGAAGGAGAAGGGATTAACTCAGAAACAGTTTGGTGAGATAATGGGAGTGGACAAGATATCTGTATTTTGTTGGGAGAAAGGGAAATATAGTCCATTAAAAAAACATAAAGGGAAATTGATGCAAATTTTTAATCAAGCTCTATTTAAGGGAAATAACAAGAGAGCAAAATGA